From Phaenicophaeus curvirostris isolate KB17595 chromosome 2, BPBGC_Pcur_1.0, whole genome shotgun sequence:
TACTGGAACCAATGCTAAGCATTCAGAAAACCCGAATGAGGCAGCTCCATCATGTGTCTCgctttcagaaacaaaagtcaCAAATATTGCTGTGAACTACAAACCACATGATGAGAGATATAATTCGTTTAAGAATTTTGCTGGaaataaacatacaaaaaaatgCCTATCTGAATGGGATGTCTCTTTGTCAAGCTACTGCAAAAGAGTAGAAATGCAAACAGATTCTTGCCATTATGCTGTTGTGGTATATGTCAGAAATCCATCAAACTTCTGGGTTCAACCATGTGAATATCAGAATGAATTTCAAGCcttattgaaaaatatttcacgagCATATAATGGATGTCAGGCTGATGAAATGGTCCTTAAAAACCCAGAGCCTGGATTGCTGTGCTGTGCCCGCTATAGCAAAGACTTGAGTTATTACCGGGCTGTTGTAATTGAAGTACTTCATTTAAAtgttactgtttattttttggACTTTGGAAATACAGATACAGTACCCTATTATGATGTGAAAACATTGCTTCCTGAGTTTTCTGATTTACCAGCTTTAGCCATGTGTTGCACACTTGCTCGCACATTTCCTGTTGAACATGTGTGGGTTAAAAAGGAAACTGATTTCTTCAAAAACACTGTGTTTAACAGAACACTATTGCTTCATGTCGTCGGTCAGCAAAAGGATAAGTACATTGTTAACATGTGGTATAAAAATGGTTTGGGGCAAAAAAGCATGGTTGCCAGAAGAATGGTTGAAGCTGGATGTGCTGAGTACTGGGAAAAGACACAAGATTCTGTTCtacattggggaaaaaaaaggcagcttgtGAAACAACTCAaactaaaaaaaggaaaaaaaactgcacAGAGCGTCACTAATGTTTGTAAAAATAAGTTATCTGGAAATGGAGAGAGATTTCGGAAGGAAAAATTGGTAGGTGCGCCTTCAGTGTTGAGAGAGGTTGTTGTGCAGTCCTGCATTGGAAAAGGTGTTGTCCCTAAAAGATACACATCGATGCAtgagaaaagattattttataaaGAGTTTGTGTTTGAACCAGGAGCTAGTTTTGAAGTAGTGTGTTCATACTTTGTTTCACCAGCAGATTTTTATTGTCAGTTGCAAAGCAAACTGCCAGAGCTAAATAAATTAATGGAACAAATTCAAACTTACTATAAAGAATATGTAAGTCCTTATGAAACTGGACAGGTGGCCTGTATTGTTAAATGTCCCAAAGATGGTAAGTGGTACAGAGCAGCTGTCATGCGACATGTGTCGCCAAACAAAGTTGATGTGGTTTTTGTAGACTATGGCTACCAGGATAGAGTTTTACTTGAAGATCTTCAAGCTATTCTTCCGGATTTCCTAGTTCTGGAAAGCCAAGCATTTAGATGTGCACTTAAAAATGTGCCCTTACAGATTGACTCGTTTAATTGGTCTGAAGAAGTGCGTAGACATTTTGAAGACTTCATTTCTGCTTCTAGTGGACCACTGACTTGCATCATTTATGCTCTTGTTCTTGTATGCCCCAAGTCTTTATACAATATAGTTGACTTACAGACTCCATTTACTAGTGCAGAGGCATTCCTTAGAGAACATAGTCTCAGCCAATCTGAATATATTTGTCTGAGAAACTATGCACATTTAGGTTCTCTGTACAGTTTTTGCTACTCctcttttaatataaaaattggAAGTGAGGAGGAGGTTTATATAACTCACGTATGTAGCCTTTCAGAATTCTATTGTCAGCTTAATCGAAACACTGAAACTATAGAGGCATTGATGAAGATGGTTAGTGTCATAAGTAAATTGTCTAATAATGCAAAGTATGACACCAACAGTACGCGGTTGTTTATAGCCAGGTATCGTGGAGATGATCTCTTTTACAGAGCTTTGGCTTCTCCTGTGGAATCGACATCCTGGTTTTATGCTAACTTTGTGGACTTTGGAAATAAGACAGTGGTAGAGAGAGATCAGTTGATGCCTATTCCAAACTCTGCCACTGACCTAATATTCACGCCCATGCAAGCTATTAAATGCTGTCTGTCAGATCTTAGGGAGACAAAAATTCCAGTAAGAGTTACTACATGGTTCGAGGAAACGTTTCTTGGTAAACTACTAAAGGCTGTGATTGTATCCAGAGAATCAGATGGACCAGTTGCTGTGGAATTGTATGATGGACAGCTCAAAATAAgtcagaaaattaaagaaaaaatattggaaGAAGTGGCACTGAAAAATTATATGGAACCAGTTGCTGGAAGTAATGGAGGAGCAACGTGTCATATGGGAGATGACGAAGGAATTAATACAGTAACTGTTAAAAATCCTGAAGGAGTTAAATGGAAAAGTGAAGAGAAATATCACGTGTGTGAGAATTCTGAAGATTATGAGGAGGCTGCATATAGTGCAGGAGAGTTACGTAGCGAGCCTCCAAAAGAGCTAACTTTAAAGGACAGTGAAGAACTAGGTTTTAGAAATACTGTTGCTGTCCTAGGGCACAAAGAGGAACCTCTGGTTGGAGAGCCTGTTTCTCCATCACTCTGCCATCCTGCTTTAAATTCAAAGGAAGTAACTGTCAGTGCTGTCTCTGAACCTCGTAATGATAGTCTAAATCACACAGGTCAGCAGGAAGGGAGTAATGAAAAGATACCTAAATCAATCAGTCTTCCTCAACGTGATATTCGGGTGAATTCTGAAGTAGCAGGGTATATTTCTCACATTAATAGTCTATCAAGTTTCTATATTCAGCTTGCAGAGGATGAGAATTTAATAACACAATTAGCAGAACAATTAAATGAAAGCATGGTGAAAATAGGTAATGAAACTTGCTTGGATGAGCTCATGGTAGGGGATCTCGTTGTAGCAGAATATGATGCTGACTGTTTTTACTATAGAGCAGTTGTTAAAACTCTGAGATCGGGCAACTCCTTTGAGGTAGAGTTCATTGACTATGGTAATGCAGCAGTTGTAAGTTCTTCAAAAATCTGCTGGATTCAGAAGAAGTTTTTAACTTTGCCAAGGCTTAGTGTTCATTGTTTCCttagcagaggaaaaaatggaCCTGATGAAAGctggactgaaaaaaatacttcctattttgtaagcaaaataaataacaggCCAGTTGCTTGCAGGTTCTTACAGCAACATGGAGAACAGTGGGAAATAGATGTAATTTGTGATGGAGAGTCTATGTCGAATGAACTTATGCAGAGAAAAGCCAGGACAGAGTGGCAAAACACACCAAAGCATCATAAGGGAAGTAGGCCAGAACAAATTCTAGTTACTAATAGTAATCCTCAAGACAGAAAGTCTAAGAATGATTTATACGGTCAAAGTAAAACTAAGGCTGTTGGGATGAAAAATACTTCCAAAACACCTATAGATGTCCTTCCTCA
This genomic window contains:
- the TDRD15 gene encoding tudor domain-containing protein 15 → MESLASSSNTVNMILKITLIDCHPECLVIVFQGQYKGVCELDYFVLQSEIQRVVKIKENVYIGGYCLVEDTEGNWHRGRVLEKREDICKAFLIDTGQVLVVEETHLASACDELFQLPPKVVLGVFASILPLGEKWSPKAINYFSSLVGLQITGRVKAVLPCQLFILEVPKIINDVLELQLGKCVDGDSFCLIVETLTAFPREMLCKSVPQLLQQKYPVKELLTFSNSEKTTDFWPVPDSLFPHLSVGSEENVKITVAVSPSKFYCQIQKWQKELEDLTGAMHLYYEAIQTENNKCFDSLGLLCAAKRQNGQWHRGVIKRLFSDCMEVWFMDFGDIEAVPSNCVQKLKAEFMALPMISFPCALSCFGSRDESVTKVQLKELIQALIGQTSVYVHVDLYNDIKHMYYITLQNQSTGTNAKHSENPNEAAPSCVSLSETKVTNIAVNYKPHDERYNSFKNFAGNKHTKKCLSEWDVSLSSYCKRVEMQTDSCHYAVVVYVRNPSNFWVQPCEYQNEFQALLKNISRAYNGCQADEMVLKNPEPGLLCCARYSKDLSYYRAVVIEVLHLNVTVYFLDFGNTDTVPYYDVKTLLPEFSDLPALAMCCTLARTFPVEHVWVKKETDFFKNTVFNRTLLLHVVGQQKDKYIVNMWYKNGLGQKSMVARRMVEAGCAEYWEKTQDSVLHWGKKRQLVKQLKLKKGKKTAQSVTNVCKNKLSGNGERFRKEKLVGAPSVLREVVVQSCIGKGVVPKRYTSMHEKRLFYKEFVFEPGASFEVVCSYFVSPADFYCQLQSKLPELNKLMEQIQTYYKEYVSPYETGQVACIVKCPKDGKWYRAAVMRHVSPNKVDVVFVDYGYQDRVLLEDLQAILPDFLVLESQAFRCALKNVPLQIDSFNWSEEVRRHFEDFISASSGPLTCIIYALVLVCPKSLYNIVDLQTPFTSAEAFLREHSLSQSEYICLRNYAHLGSLYSFCYSSFNIKIGSEEEVYITHVCSLSEFYCQLNRNTETIEALMKMVSVISKLSNNAKYDTNSTRLFIARYRGDDLFYRALASPVESTSWFYANFVDFGNKTVVERDQLMPIPNSATDLIFTPMQAIKCCLSDLRETKIPVRVTTWFEETFLGKLLKAVIVSRESDGPVAVELYDGQLKISQKIKEKILEEVALKNYMEPVAGSNGGATCHMGDDEGINTVTVKNPEGVKWKSEEKYHVCENSEDYEEAAYSAGELRSEPPKELTLKDSEELGFRNTVAVLGHKEEPLVGEPVSPSLCHPALNSKEVTVSAVSEPRNDSLNHTGQQEGSNEKIPKSISLPQRDIRVNSEVAGYISHINSLSSFYIQLAEDENLITQLAEQLNESMVKIGNETCLDELMVGDLVVAEYDADCFYYRAVVKTLRSGNSFEVEFIDYGNAAVVSSSKICWIQKKFLTLPRLSVHCFLSRGKNGPDESWTEKNTSYFVSKINNRPVACRFLQQHGEQWEIDVICDGESMSNELMQRKARTEWQNTPKHHKGSRPEQILVTNSNPQDRKSKNDLYGQSKTKAVGMKNTSKTPIDVLPQDLSSGQVEGAEVSSISENGEFHVQLLRNLQILPVLNIMLVKEAQGSHLLGVNEIEEGLECMVKSERNLKWYQSKVIKKFVREKLMLFFFMDYGKREIKSLNNAKMLSDEIKNIPERASLCKWVRFKKLKKIEFVHVVNALLNCEIRVLFLRYVESSHIWEVDIIVGSILFQEYLNQLFSHRQTIVGPEKSSNTDCKECDTSFKINPVTWTLLLSSWRKYPGFETVVTDPSDFCIQIEVLFDCVKNLSLLLSDIPDNLPALPEELVASGARCLIKFGLEAQWNRAEINEVSSQSVVTFIDYGSLENIPYSDIHMLKVISESLSYLPCLIHSCSLHDTIPASGEYWSDEAKLLFQMLLSKPGLIFHLKRYGFDMKLEVDVLCKDKSLTHALIAAGHAVSSRSECCLIPVDRIKSEKTDLQPECPNSS